The proteins below come from a single Corynebacterium glyciniphilum AJ 3170 genomic window:
- a CDS encoding GntR family transcriptional regulator: MALSRLQTTDRVGDLAYEAIHTAIVNGSYEAGRRLQIRDLAEELGISVMPVREAIKRLEEVGLVETRPRRGAVVKAFSPEELLDIYEVRRVLEVRATEVGISALEPADLQTLETLYDRMHSALERGDVIDYLSLDEDLLGTVYAASGNRVLDETIRSLWARCRHFKIVGARDELESGSATELLTHQRHLIDAAQAGDVSTAVEITDASLNSAIARIRDALS, encoded by the coding sequence ATGGCACTCAGCCGACTGCAGACCACCGACCGCGTAGGCGACCTGGCCTATGAGGCGATCCATACTGCAATCGTCAACGGCAGCTACGAAGCGGGACGACGGCTGCAGATCCGGGACCTCGCCGAAGAGCTCGGCATCAGCGTGATGCCGGTGCGCGAAGCCATCAAACGGCTCGAGGAGGTCGGGCTCGTCGAAACGCGTCCCCGTCGCGGTGCCGTCGTCAAGGCATTCTCCCCCGAGGAACTGCTGGACATCTACGAGGTCCGCCGGGTTCTCGAGGTCCGCGCCACCGAGGTAGGCATCAGCGCACTGGAGCCCGCGGATCTCCAGACCCTGGAGACCCTGTACGACAGGATGCACAGCGCCCTGGAACGCGGTGACGTCATCGACTACCTCTCCCTCGACGAGGATTTACTGGGAACGGTGTACGCTGCCTCCGGCAACAGGGTGCTGGACGAGACGATCCGGAGTTTGTGGGCCCGGTGCCGTCACTTCAAGATCGTGGGCGCACGGGACGAGCTGGAATCCGGTTCGGCCACAGAGCTGCTCACCCACCAGCGCCATCTCATCGATGCGGCACAGGCCGGGGATGTGTCGACGGCAGTGGAGATCACAGACGCCTCCCTGAACTCCGCCATAGCCCGCATCCGTGATGCGTTGAGCTGA